TGAGAATCTGAAACTTATGTTAAAATTGTATACAAgtagtaattaattattattttaaaagtatagaTTCTTCTAGCTTCAAGTTACATCATATACTTCCTAATtatgaagaaatatatatatatatatatatatatatatatatatatatatatatatatatatatatatatatatatatatatatatatatatataagaaccATATAACAGAACCCTTAAAGTTTGTTTAATATTACAAAGCAAAGTATCAAACCACAATAATAAGGTTTGATAGTACATTAGAACTAAAAGATCAAACTACATCAATGACAAAATCATTTgttcaaaaattgaaacataagttactaaagtgaaaatattttaaaaaggagTTAATTTCTCCAAATCATTTGGGCCTTGATAGACACAGCCACTTTGGGGGtcaaaaattgtatttgatttcaAGCTAGCTTCTTGACTCAAAATTTGATGGGAGTTTATCTAGAAAGTTAGTTTGTTTTTTACCCCTCGTAAAATTGTAACAGTTTATGAGTTAGTGTGAAAGTTTGACAACCTTATCCACGTGGGTAGTCCAGGCTATTAGGATATGACACAAACCTACACACATAAagggaaaaaagaaagagaaagaaagaatctACTGGTtgttaaaagaaagataaagcaaaaattctatttattatataagagACAAGCATTCTTTCAATACCTaccaaaagataaaaacaaaacaatctcAAATAGTTATTGATtgtatgggtttattttcttatctcTATAGCATACAAAAACATGAGAATCCTTCTGCATACAGAATTCTCAGTAGTTTTTCAAAATCACGGTTTACGTaacacaacaaaacataaaGCAAGCGTGGATGTGATACTATGGATCTAGATTCTGAAtgcaaaattgaaatgaaatataaaaaagaaaaggccAATTGCACCAAAAGGAGTGAAGTAAGCCGCCCTTCACACTAGCTTATGGGGAAATATTTCTCTACAAAGCTACTACTAAATGATAAAAAAGGGTAGTTTTGAAAACTAATAATTCAACCATCAGATCAGTCCAAGTTTAGCTCGGGCGAGTTTCTGGCCGTGAGAATTGTTTGTCGTCCATAATGTTCTCGAAGGCTAACAGATTCAAGTATAACCAGAAGACGATACAGAAAAGCAATGACACCCAATATGTAAACTAAGTAACTAAAGCAACTATCGTCGTCTGACGTGAGATCTGAGGAGGATATGTGCTTAATAGAATGAAAACGGCAATGAAAAAACATGAGAAGCGATCCCCAACCGAAAATATACAAGTTTGGGGTTAGGTTATGTACTAGGGACCTCAGATCTAACCCGAAAAACCCTTATAACACTGGCAAATAATCTATAAAGCATAAGTGTTGTGGTTTAGAAATGAAATTCGTGAAGAGTAAATAGAAGGACACGTGAGATTGAAGGAGTGAGAAAGATACTCTTTCGTGCTGAGGAAATCGATTCTGCTCCGACCCCATTAGATAGTAGTAGCTGGGCTGTTTCTGTTGCACTCTACTAGGACCGTAGGGTGAGGCTGTTGGTTGTTTGTTGTTGCTTGAGTTGAGGGCACTAGTTTAAACCAAGATCTTTCTCACATTTCTTCTTCACAAGCTGAAACCCCATGGACTTCTAGCTTCTCTATGTGATGAGAGGGATGGGGAATATTATCTAGTTTATGGCAACAATCAGAGGACAAGGAAAGACAAAAGCGAAAAAGATTAAAGTGTGTGGATGAAGATAGAGAAAAAGCATGGAGGCCGGGCCAAGGCCTatatactttatattattaacattattactGGAAAAACACGCATACATTACTGTCCAGATGAAATTAAGAGTTTACTTATGCAAAGAATTTCATTTTATACCGACAAATAACTACAAAATCATCTTcaatcatattaattaattgatcTTCTTTTAAGGTAAGATCTTGAAATGACaattgagagaaacattggataatgaaaatgataaaagttCAAAAAGTTATAAGTGAAAGGCGaaataatatgagaatttatcaatttttgCGTGTATTCAATTTCTATTTAAATATGTATGTCTCGCATCGCAATACAATTTAACTAAAAACTCGccatctctttagaaaattctCACAATTTGAATATAAACTTAAACACGAGTATTTGTATAATGACTTTAAATAAATTCTATGAAACCTCTTTGAAACATccttcaaataattttccataatagtGAATTATCGTTTCATAGAAATAATTTCCTGAACTCAGCCAactaaattatctttatttttaatctcaCATTCATGTGTCACtggatatattttaaatgttcaaGTTTGATgatccattttatttattttgcagagttagaaaataagtttaaattcAATTCCATTTTATAGAGTGAACTTCCgagatttatatttatttacatattttactttaattatattttcaaagatataaaatcttcgaacattatttaaaaatattttgtatttagaaGGTTTCTAATCAACCAACACATTTAACAGGCGGTGAATTAACTTCATACTTTAGGTCtttaaaattagagaaagaGACTTTCAAAATAATAGAGATGATGTAACAAAAATAACGGGACATAAATCCTTGGTATTATAAAAAGTTGTTCACTAAATCACATAAAGACGTTGGTTTATACTTTATTGGTATGCACTAAGAAAAATTTTCCCTTTTAGCACATcttaattaaaaatctaaagGTCCATATGTGGTGGattaaagtgataaaaataagaaaaacaaattatgaaaaaaaaatataaagaagatagaaagaaaaataaaagagaaagggAATAAATAGTTATGGAAGGAGGGATTCAATAGAGTCTTAAACTCTTTTCTTGCTAGACTTTCTAgtaagtgataaaaaataatacacaaatttTATATGGATTTACTTTAAACTCTTGAGTTATGCTTAAGAGATTCTACAAATTAAATCAATGATTATAAGTTGAGTACACAAACCACTCTTACAAGTATATAAACAACTTTTGATTTTCATAAATACGTAAATCGCTCTTAGATAATGATAAGTTATCGTTGATGCTACCAAATAAATGCCACTCTCCTAATGCACTAGTGCATAAAGAGTAAAGAAAAGAGTATAAATATGGTTAAGCAAACCCCAATCGTCAATCAACAAATTAAGTGTAAGAATTTTACTTAGagcaatatttattaaaatatgcattaaggtgttataaatataaacaataaaggGCTTTCAAGAGGGTCCATGATGACTTCTCTCCTAACTCCTTTAAGATATACATGAAGATGGAAGAAAGCTTTATAAGGAGAAGTGAGGTCAACTCTTAACGAAGGAAGTCTGGAAGAGGGAGCTACGCTAGAGAGAACTCAAAGTCTAatgaattgtataatttagGCAACATTTTAGTACTAAACACTAGatgaatattttgtataaacCAAGGCCAAACAACCACCCTACttcattatgaatgaaaaatatccTTTTGAACCTTGGCCTTAAACATGCACCTGAGCATAGAATGTAGGAAATCAAACCCTTCttaatgatgagaaggatacaATGAATGTGTGTGTGCCATGAATGGATTGGTGATTTGTGAAATAGACGAAGGAATAAAGTTGGGGTATGCTGAAAGCATACCCAAGAAtgcaaagaaaaatgaaaatggcagcaaaaaggaaattgaaattggaCACCTGAAATCTGAAAATGATAAATCAAAACAAATAGTACCTAATAGGAATGAATTGAAAAGAAATTGGcagaagagaaaaacaaaacaaaaagatgGTTGGAATAGGCTAGAGTCATAGCACTTGCAAAttgttgttttcctttttagCAGTAAGTCTTGCTTGTCTTgaaaaacaaagtttttttaTAGTCCAACCACGTTACAAGCCCAAAAGACCTTTGTGATCTTTGCCAATCATGTCTACATAGCTGTGGAGAATGAAAATACAAAGCTAAGTGGACAATTGTAAAGGATGATAAGACAACAAACACTTTAACAACTTCGAAGGATGCAATTATGCACTTAAGCAGAAAATCATTTGAGAGACCTTGtgtttaatctttaactatgaTAACTTGTGTCAAACTGATTTCATTAGTTCTAATTCAAGTACTTGATTGCATTTCTCTTAGCTTTTTGATAAAGTGTGATTTATGAATTTCTAAACAACCATGATCAAATCTTTTTGAAACCATTTTGTGGAACTGTTTCAAGCTTTTTTTTAGGACAAGTAAAGAGCTAAAGTTGGGACATGTTGTTAAGTATCTAGTATTAGTTAAATTGCATGTCATTTAGACACTTATCTTGTATTAATTCTATGAAAGAATGATCATAAAGGCCTTAATTACACATATTGTGGttatgagaaaatataaaaagtgaaatttgatacattttatgCTCTTTTGCaagtaaaatgaagaaaatatgaagTTGTTACTAAGCCCCAAAAGTTGCAGCTCAAGCCAGAAAGATGAactaagaaaaagtaaaatttaagcCTACAACTAAGTAATGAAATTTGACGCTAAGTAACATTTTAAGAAACCTTCACTGCAAGGAAACATTAAGCTCCAAATTTGAAGTTAAGCATAAAAGGAAAATCCTCGTGGCAAGGAAACCTCCCTCCATTGCTAAATATGATAAAGATATATTATGGTaactcaaaataattaaaaacaaaatatgaattacaaGTAGACTAAATACCTTTCCATATAAGAATACACAAGAGCAAGAGTAATTACTTATGTCCTTCGTTGGTATGTAAGATGAGTCAATGTTAGACTGGTTTTCATTATGGTTAGAATAATAAGAATTTGGAATCATAAAATGATCAAAGATTAAAAAGGGAAAACATGTGTCCTAAAAAATGTGACATTAGGTAACATATCATATCTTTTGGTAGTTGAAGGGttatatttgtatatgtttttttaacataagaatattttagaaaaatatatttaacattttctgTAAAGTGTTTATCTAAACCTTAAGAGGCATTAGGAACCACATAAGAAGAATCAAACATCCTAAAATTAAGAATGACAACGATACGAATTGTACATACCTTTTACGTGTTACTTGCTTcatctaaaatgaaaaaatgaatgaaaatgaaaagtttttaCAAGAAATATGATTAAAGATACATGAAAGTATTCATGGATCTTAACCTTCTACAAATAAAGAAATACAAGttgttgaaatgcttgaaaCAACACTAAATATGAGTACGTGTGTTTTAATACAATTACATATTTCATAAAGAACTATAAACACAACCTTGACAATCTAACACTTAAATGcatttaatatagaaaaatgcTGCAGCCCAATTAATTTTGTCTAAGCTTGAAAAACTAATCTTAGTAACAATCATATTACTTGAAGGCTGCTACTTCCCGcaccacttttttttcttccacttTAAATTTCCCCTTTTACCCCTAATTCAAAGTAAAAATCCAAAATTACTTTTCATTCCCATTTCCCCTTCCCCTTGCGCTTGTGCCATCCATATTAAAAATACCTTCCGTACCAACCATTtcggaataaaaaaaaaaaatccaaaacaagTGTTTcagaaattatttcaaaattcgaaaatatttgtattctaAATCCAGAAATTACTTCTGGAATACCCAACCAAAAATCGAAAATATTAATAAGGTGTaggaatttttattataattttaatgagaTTTAATATAGGAATTTCATATCTTATGGTGGTGTAGGAAAAGTCACCCTTACTTGAATTAATAAGTTATTTAAATGTAGTATACAATATGCAAccttctataaataaattaatgatatcTGAATGAATATTTGTAATAACTATATAAAAAGTTTAGGACGAaacttagaaaaagaaaatgtaagtTTGAGGGTTAATCTACTTTTGACGCTTCTCATTATCTCTTTCGttttttctcatatatatatatatatatatatatatatatatatatatatatatatatatatatacataatatggAGAGGAAAATTTTACTGAAATGTgcaaatagagaaaaaaatggtaatagtaaaaataacatgttagcagaaaagaaaaataagaaaaaatgggaaaaaggcTCGGATAGTAAAtaagaaatcaaatcaaaatatattaaaaatatctacttaAACTTTCCCTAATCTTTGAATCTTTTGCTAAAAGCAGCAGATAGACATTTGTGCAAATATAGTGTGTAATATTAGTATTAAGAAACCTTTGctgcaaaaatatatttactgtAACATTACGCATGATGGTAAAACCATAAGGGAAACAAATGACTAAACAAAAAATGTTACCACTACAGTATTCAAAACTTTGCTGCAAAAAGTGGAGCACCAATATTCGAATTTCATTCTAAAATTTCTCCCTCTTCATCAGATTTCTCAAATCCTTCTTTAACCAAGGAAAAAAGTTCTTTGTGTGGATTATTATGTACAATAGAGTCATTCTCATCCACATCACTGTCTTCGTCTTCACTACTATGATCATCATTATTTAGGCTAGCAATTTTTTTGACAGCTCCCTCGTTCCCGCGTTTAGGAATATCTTTTTTAGTGTCAACTTCAGACCAGTTCTCTTTAACCATGACTGATGGATATCTAAGTGGCTTATCAGGACAATGTTTGAAGAAAGAATTTATTACCATGAACCTGAAAACCTGAAACAGGTGGCTCTTATCCTTGCTTATATCTGCACTCAAGAGTTTCTGCAATAAAGTTGGCTTCCTCATTTTTAATGAAGGGCTTTCTGAAAAGTCAGCAAACTTTTGCTTCTTGCCGAACCGACCTTTTCTGTCTAATTTCTTGTTGAACTTGTTTTGGAACTTTCttttgtcactaaatttgttTTTCCCTTCATTCTGAAGACCTTGATTATCAGAATTCTTAAGGTAGTGTGATGGTATTTCAGCAACTTCGATTCCTAATTCAGCTTGCTTTGCTAAAACCTCCTTAAGCTGCAAAGACAAGATATATACACTGCTAATGAATTGGAATACCATTTGCTGAGTTCAAGGAATATTTATGTCAGCACATATATTTCCTGCTAAAAAAGCCTATTTTCTTAACTTATATATTgaacattattaaattttacatgataatattatattgggAAGTGTTACATGCTAATAACATCCCTCTAAGTATACCTCTCTTTGTAAGACCTCCCTTTTAATGACCTTGGAGTCCATCGGTCATTCACAGTGCCTCTGCAATTAGTATTCAGGAAttgatatttagaaaataacatCTGATAAACACAAGCAGTAGATACATCAGTTTGTTTACAACCTTCTGAAAGTTGTTACAAGGATGATTCTTTTTCCGTGCTTCACGCCATTGTTTGATTTCTTGCTCAGTGTAAGTCACAGAGAAAGATCTAACCATTCAAGAAATGAAATAATAGCAATCATTAAAAAATCAGGGTTAGAGTTAAGGTATTTTCAGTATAAAAGAATAAGTTGAGAAATTCGAAGTTTaagaaaagtaatttaatagtgaaaagacaataaaaatctAATAAGAAAGCagacaatttataaaaataacaccAAAAGCAAATCTAATTTCATTTAGAAGGTTATCTGGATTCTGGAAAACATTTATTTGGACAAAAATCACAAGTCTGGTACCGAAATTGTGAAAGGCCACAACCTTATTGATTCAATATGTTGAAGG
This genomic interval from Vigna unguiculata cultivar IT97K-499-35 unplaced genomic scaffold, ASM411807v1 contig_325, whole genome shotgun sequence contains the following:
- the LOC114171664 gene encoding uncharacterized protein LOC114171664, with amino-acid sequence MDSKVIKREVLQRELKEVLAKQAELGIEVAEIPSHYLKNSDNQGLQNEGKNKFSDKRKFQNKFNKKLDRKGRFGKKQKFADFSESPSLKMRKPTLLQKLLSADISKDKSHLFQVFRFMVINSFFKHCPDKPLRYPSVMVKENWSEVDTKKDIPKRGNEGAVKKIASLNNDDHSSEDEDSDVDENDSIVHNNPHKELFSLVKEGFEKSDEEGEILE